TCCTTCTTGTCCTGAGGTGTAAGCTCCTGAAACAATCAAAACAATCATTGTAATCGAGCAGACTACTGTCACAATTACTGGAGGTAATAATGTAACTAAGCCATCAATAACGGGATTTTTACTTTTTGAATCTGACTGGAGGATAGAAACCATACCACTACCGCAGTCAGTAGCCATAATAGCACGGCTCATTCCTGTTGATAGCACTTGAGTGAGCGTGTAACCTCCGAGACCAGCGACCGTAGCTTTAATTCCAAAAGCAGAGGTAACAATAAGTTTTAGGGCTGGGAGAATCTGAGCGCTTTGTTGGTAAAGAATAACGAAACATGAAATTGCGTAGAATCCGGCGATGAACGGCACTACACGACCTGAAAATCTTAGGACACGTCTGTTTCCTCCGACGAGCACAGGAACAATTGTCAATGCTAGAAGAATGCCTACGAATAATTTCAGAATAGTTTTTTCAGCACAAAGTGGAACTATGCAGTTAATCTGTGCGAAATTTCCGCATGTAAATGCTGTGATGATTGTGAATAGGCAGAAAAATCCTGCTAGGAATTTGTTCCTCATACCATAGGCGAGGCATGCGGTAGGTCCTCCGATAAACTCTCCGGTCTCTCGATTTAGTTTACGGTACTTTACTCCTAAAAATGCTCCTGAATACTGAACAATAGCGCCTAGAAGAGCTCCTAACCAAACCCATACTAAAGCTCCTGGGCCTCCACAAGCGATAGCCACTGCCATTCCGGCAATATTTCCCGTTCCAAAATTTCCTGCTAAAATACCTGCGACAACTTCGTAGCGGGATACCTTACCGTCTTCTGAAGATGTTTTTTCCTTTTGATTATTTACCATGAGCTTAAAGCCGAGCTTTAGCCCTGTAAATTGTAGACCTCTGAGTCTCCAAGTGAACAATCCCCCAAGGAATAAAATCACAGGGAACACACCAAACGAAATGCAAAGGTTATTGAATTTCTCTAAAAAATGTAACATTGTCTCTCTCTTTTTTTTGCTTAGTGTTCTTCTGGAAGGTTAAGCAAAAGCTATCGCTTCCTCTCCTCGATTAGGGGAAAGGAAGCTTATTGAAACAGAGAGCTCTTAAGAAGGTTGTGATATGACGATATCTAAAAGCTCAGGCCACCTTTCCCCTTGGACAATGGAGGAAACGGCCCCGGAGTCTAAATTCAAAGTAGAGGCGAACGCAGCGATATCTTCTTCAGTAATTATCCCTTGAGAAACAGCCTGAGAAAATACTTCGCTCAATTCATTAAGAAACATATTCCAGATCCAGTCACGACCTTGCATTTTTTTCATGCCTTCGATCAATGAAGGGTTTTCAGAAACAAGTTTCAACAGAGCTAATGGATGGAGTTCTCTAATACGATTTAAAGCACCCTTAATTTCACTCTGAGACATCGCTAAAGAAATCGAAGATTTTTCAGCAGCAGCAGATACGACAAAAGAGATATCTTTTTTGTCTTGATCTGTCACCTGATCTTCGTATTTCTTAAAGTTTGTCTGCACTTTTTGTGTTTCCTTCTTAACCTGGTTTCGTCGCGTAAATAATCTTCGCGAACGACGGGAAGGTTTCTTTTCATTTTTTGTAAGTGTAGCAGATTCATGATTTATAGCATTCGAGTTTTTTGAAGACTGCTTTGATCCATAAGGGTTCAAGCAGCAACTACTCAAACTCAAGAGCAATATCAAACCACCAAAACTGTACTTATAGATATATTTTTTCATCACTTTATTTATA
This window of the Chlamydia sp. BM-2023 genome carries:
- a CDS encoding amino acid carrier protein — its product is MLHFLEKFNNLCISFGVFPVILFLGGLFTWRLRGLQFTGLKLGFKLMVNNQKEKTSSEDGKVSRYEVVAGILAGNFGTGNIAGMAVAIACGGPGALVWVWLGALLGAIVQYSGAFLGVKYRKLNRETGEFIGGPTACLAYGMRNKFLAGFFCLFTIITAFTCGNFAQINCIVPLCAEKTILKLFVGILLALTIVPVLVGGNRRVLRFSGRVVPFIAGFYAISCFVILYQQSAQILPALKLIVTSAFGIKATVAGLGGYTLTQVLSTGMSRAIMATDCGSGMVSILQSDSKSKNPVIDGLVTLLPPVIVTVVCSITMIVLIVSGAYTSGQEGTLMVLHAFKSSLGSLGGIVVTISMALFGYTTALTWFACAEKSLTYLLPGRRANLWLKVLFVAVVPLGGIINMRLIWSLADAGFIGMVTLNCIALIALMREVFETNKEVALLRLKEEARPDILQN